A window of Brevinema andersonii genomic DNA:
AACGCTCCATATCAGCTTCGCTGAGGTATGGTGGATTAGATACAATTAAATCAAATTTTTGTCCAGAAAATCGTTGCCAATTTTTCCTATCTAAAAAATCCATTCTTTCAAAACCAACATTATCAATATCTAAAGCTTTGCAGGAATTTTCAAATGGTTCAGATACGATATCCAATGCTGTAATCCCAGAATTAGGAAACAGCCTACGTAACGACAAAGCAATAACTCCCGTGCCTGTACCGATATCCAAAACAGAATTAGGAGGTTTAGAAAACAAAAGACGTGCTTGCTCAATAAGGCATTCTGTATCAGAGCGTGGAATCAAGGTTTCAGAACTTACCGGAAATACATCATGATAAAAAGGAACATAACCTAAAATATAAGCTAAAGGCTTGTAAGTTGCCCGTTCGCGCACTATACTAATAAATTCTGTTTGCTTTTCAGAAGAAACTGTATCGCCACTATGTGTCAAAATTTCATAACGCTCCACACCGAAAACATGTTTTAATATGAGGGTAATTTCTTCATTGCGTTCAGGAAATTGTTCTTCAGGAAGTAATTGATGTGCCCATTTGATGAGAGCTCTAATCGTTTCCACTAGGACAAATGTTCCAACAGCAAAGCATCTTGGCTTTGTTTAAGCGCTGTGAGCAGTTCGTCAAGACTGCCATCGAGAATAGCATCGAGTTTGTGAAGCGTTAGTTTGATACGATGATCAGTAACTCTATTTTCCTGAAAATTATAAGTTCGGATTTTTTCTGAACGGTCTCCTGAACCAATTTGAGCTTTACGTTTTTCTGATTCTTCATTTTGCCGGCGCTGCATTTCCATATCGTACAATCGCGACTGTAGTACCATCATTGCTGTTGCTTTGTTTTGAATCTGAGAACGACCGTCCTGACATGTAACCACCAATCCCGAAGGCAAATGCGTAATCCGTACTGCAGATTCAGTCTTATTAACATGCTGACCGCCTGCACCGCTAGCACGGTAAACATCAATTTTTAAGTCTTTCTCGTCAATCGTAACATCTGTTTCATCGGTCTCCGGGAGTACAGCAACTGATGCTGTCGACGTATGCACCCGACCTCCCGACTCAGTAATAGGCACACGCTGCACTCGATGCACGCCACTTTCTAGTTTGAGTGCACCATAAACTCCCTTACCGGAAACATTAAATACAATTTCTTTATAGCCACCAATTCCCAGATCGCTGGAAGAAATAACATCAATTTTCCAACGCTGTTTTTCAGCATAGCGAGTGTACATAC
This region includes:
- the prmC gene encoding peptide chain release factor N(5)-glutamine methyltransferase, producing the protein METIRALIKWAHQLLPEEQFPERNEEITLILKHVFGVERYEILTHSGDTVSSEKQTEFISIVRERATYKPLAYILGYVPFYHDVFPVSSETLIPRSDTECLIEQARLLFSKPPNSVLDIGTGTGVIALSLRRLFPNSGITALDIVSEPFENSCKALDIDNVGFERMDFLDRKNWQRFSGQKFDLIVSNPPYLSEADMERLEPQVKNFEPQTALYAEDQGLLFYKQIHNFCCEYLAENGYCLLEIDYKWQNVKALFSEKFFIFPPIKDLSGLERCLVIKAQS
- the prfA gene encoding peptide chain release factor 1, which codes for MHPKAGEKLRIVAELDEKLKNLDPSDREYGKTAKERASYDDFMRAHEAYEKLQASIAEAEEWIASKNPELDELAELAKEELPAQKIELERLDQEILLLLIPQDPMKDKSAIVEIRAGAGGDEAALFAGDLFRMYTRYAEKQRWKIDVISSSDLGIGGYKEIVFNVSGKGVYGALKLESGVHRVQRVPITESGGRVHTSTASVAVLPETDETDVTIDEKDLKIDVYRASGAGGQHVNKTESAVRITHLPSGLVVTCQDGRSQIQNKATAMMVLQSRLYDMEMQRRQNEESEKRKAQIGSGDRSEKIRTYNFQENRVTDHRIKLTLHKLDAILDGSLDELLTALKQSQDALLLEHLS